Proteins encoded together in one Wolbachia endosymbiont of Menacanthus eurysternus window:
- the rsmH gene encoding 16S rRNA (cytosine(1402)-N(4))-methyltransferase RsmH codes for MTHVPILLKEMLLQLLPQNGSVYVDATFGAGGYSEAILKSADCKIYAIDRDETVIKFYNDLSTRYPNRIELSIEKFSKIKSILKKKLKYPTLKSEKKYNKTIECVDGVIFDVGTSSMQLDEGNRGFSFLRNGYLDMRMDKFSKINALTFVNTLCEKKIANVIYNYGGERYSRKIAKAIINIRKKKTIKTTFELADIVRSVVFRRKSKIDPATRTFQAIRIWVNDELKELEIGIKAASEILRKNGKLIVITFHSLEDRIVKTFFKNLCKQETSEHKIFSLLNKKVIRASTEEINTNPRARSAKLRAIQRLS; via the coding sequence ATGACACATGTTCCAATTTTATTAAAAGAAATGCTATTACAGCTCTTACCACAAAATGGTAGTGTTTATGTAGATGCTACTTTTGGAGCTGGAGGATATAGTGAAGCTATATTAAAATCAGCCGATTGCAAAATATACGCAATCGATAGAGATGAAACAGTTATCAAATTTTACAATGACCTAAGTACTAGATATCCTAATAGGATAGAACTATCTATTGAAAAATTTAGTAAAATTAAAAGCATTTTAAAAAAAAAATTAAAATATCCAACGCTGAAATCCGAAAAAAAATACAATAAAACTATTGAATGTGTAGACGGAGTTATATTTGATGTCGGAACATCATCTATGCAGCTTGATGAAGGAAATAGAGGATTTTCTTTTCTACGTAACGGTTATCTTGATATGCGTATGGATAAGTTTTCTAAAATCAATGCTTTGACATTTGTCAATACTCTATGCGAAAAAAAAATTGCAAATGTTATATATAATTATGGAGGAGAACGCTATTCTCGCAAAATTGCAAAAGCAATAATAAATATACGTAAAAAAAAAACTATTAAAACTACGTTTGAACTTGCAGATATTGTTCGCTCTGTAGTATTTCGTAGAAAAAGCAAAATTGATCCTGCAACCAGGACATTTCAAGCAATTAGAATATGGGTAAATGATGAATTAAAAGAACTAGAAATAGGCATCAAAGCAGCATCTGAAATTTTAAGAAAAAACGGTAAATTAATTGTTATTACTTTTCATTCTTTAGAAGATCGTATAGTCAAAACCTTTTTTAAAAATCTATGTAAACAAGAAACCAGTGAACATAAAATATTTTCCTTACTAAATAAAAAAGTAATCAGAGCTAGTACTGAAGAAATAAATACAAATCCACGTGCACGTTCAGCAAAATTAAGAGCTATACAAAGACTATCATAA